Below is a window of Virgibacillus sp. NKC19-3 DNA.
TGCACATTATTGGGGAAAGGATTGGGCTGATGTTGAGTATGCAAAAAAGGTACAAAAAGCAATTAACAAACCTATAATGGTAGACTTTGGAGTTTTTAAGAAAGAGCGCCCTTATGATCAACTTCTTATCGAAAAACTTGATAAAGGCGACATAACCACACATTGTTTCCGTAGTCCCGTTCCAGTATTAAATAAAAACGGGGAAGTATATGATTATTTATATCGTGCAAAAGAAAAAGGAATAGTGTTTGATCTTGGCCACGGCGAAGGAAGCTTTTTGATGAGAAATGCCGTGCCTGCAATGAAACAAGGATTATTGCCTGATACAATCTCCACGGATATACATGCTTTAAATGTAAACGGACCTGTAATGGATATGGCAAATGTGCTTTCAAAAATGCTTGCGTGCACTGACTTATCTTTAACTGAGTTGTTTCATAGGGTGACTTCTAACCCAGCGAAACTTTTTGACCTTGGAAATATTGGGAATCTATCTGTGGGTACTGAAGCTGATATTGCAGTTTGGTCAGTGAGATCGGGAAGTTTTGGATTTCAGGATACATCAGGCGGGGTAATTAATGGAAGCAAAAAATTTGAATGTGAGATGACGTTCCGCGCTGGTGATCTTATGTGGGATTTGAATGGACGTGATGGAATTCCATTTAAAGAAATGCCAGAACTCTATGGGCTTGATTCTGAGGCTGAAGATTTAGTGGTTCCTAAATACTAAACATTACATCGAGAAAAGTGGTAGAATTACATTTTAAAATATAAAGTTCTTCAAAAGCCTATATTTATTAATTTTTAATATAAAATATAAGGTAAATTAGGGACTGCTGAATATTAAAAAAACCTTCATAACAAGGAATTAGTCCCCCCTAAGCAATGTTAGTCTGGTGAAAGGTTTCGTCTTGATGAAAAACCTGCTCTAGGACGGCCATCGAAGGAAAAGCAAACATACAATGATACCTAGAAATGCTCGATGTTTCAGAACGTAACGCAATCGAGGTAGGTTTGGAGAAGGCAAGCTTCACTAAGGTATGGGGATTATTTCAGCAGGTCTTCAACAAACAAGTGAAGCAGTGGTTTTCATTCAACTACTGGTGGAACTTGGAGCGCAGGCTTCGCCTTCTTTGTTATTTTTTCCAGTGAACTTTTGCGTTTTAGAAGAACAAAAATCGGCTTAAGAATCGTTTAGCAGTCCCTAATAAAATACCAATTTCTTAAATTACTTGATTAAAAGGAGAGCATCATTCAATGAATATTTATGAAGAATTAAATGTACAACCTATAATTAATGCAGCAGGAACTTATACAGTACTTGGAGGCTCAAAAATGAGCGAGAAAACTTTACAAGACATGGCAAGTGCTGCAGCAAATTTTGTTCAGATAGAAGACCTTCAAAGCAAAGTTTATGACGAAATAGCAAAGCTGACAAAAAATGAAGCGGCTTGTGTATCAAATGGTGCAGCTGCAGGGTTGTACTTAGCTATTGCTGCTGCAGTTCAAAAGAAATATGGTGATAGTCGATTTTATTATTTAGATAAAGAGCAGATTTCAAAATGTAATATTGTAATGTTTAAAGCGCACAGAAATCCTTATGACTTGGTTATATCTCAGTTGGGAGTGAAGTATGAAGAAATAGCTTTTCCTAATTTAATTTTACCACCCACAAAAGAAGATCTATTTGAAACTATAGATGAGAATACAGCGGCATTTTACTATGCTACATCTGGATGGACATCAGATGGGGACATGCCTCTTGATGAAGTTATAGAGGTTGCAAAGCAAAAGGGAATACCTATAATAGTAGATGCCGCTGCCCAACTTCCCCCTGTAGATAATTTATGGAAGTTTTCTGAGATGGG
It encodes the following:
- a CDS encoding amidohydrolase/deacetylase family metallohydrolase, whose protein sequence is MESFYLVLKNGHVIDPQNGINDVMDIAILGNKIVQIEKNIDVKGVNKIYDLNGLYVTPGLIDTHTHCYFSAGMPNAWAGDNGLQPDAFSFRSGVTTVVDTGSAGSYNFPHFRSTVIDRAKTRIFALLNIADYGMSSLFAEQFPKENDYKSFIDCAEKNKDVIKGIKIAHYWGKDWADVEYAKKVQKAINKPIMVDFGVFKKERPYDQLLIEKLDKGDITTHCFRSPVPVLNKNGEVYDYLYRAKEKGIVFDLGHGEGSFLMRNAVPAMKQGLLPDTISTDIHALNVNGPVMDMANVLSKMLACTDLSLTELFHRVTSNPAKLFDLGNIGNLSVGTEADIAVWSVRSGSFGFQDTSGGVINGSKKFECEMTFRAGDLMWDLNGRDGIPFKEMPELYGLDSEAEDLVVPKY
- a CDS encoding aminotransferase class V-fold PLP-dependent enzyme; its protein translation is MNIYEELNVQPIINAAGTYTVLGGSKMSEKTLQDMASAAANFVQIEDLQSKVYDEIAKLTKNEAACVSNGAAAGLYLAIAAAVQKKYGDSRFYYLDKEQISKCNIVMFKAHRNPYDLVISQLGVKYEEIAFPNLILPPTKEDLFETIDENTAAFYYATSGWTSDGDMPLDEVIEVAKQKGIPIIVDAAAQLPPVDNLWKFSEMGADITLFSGGKDLRGPQSSGLIVGSNEFISIIKSLNFPSYGIGRMLKVGREELVGLYSAIKQYINMDHEARYDWSEDEIEKLKTAFDNHHLFSVDRSYPNEAGQPIARAYVKIKDNKVSFTDVQKWMMEGDVSIYIMSEEPGSFYVNPMCLYAGEMELIIEKLKDFSLRS